In the candidate division KSB1 bacterium genome, TAACAATAGGTTATTGCTTGACCATTTAATTGTAATAAACGGCCAGTGGCGGGTTAATCTGATTAAACGTTGTATGGCAGCTTATTTATATAGTTGTACGGGCATAGCACGTGTATATGGATTCGATATTCGTACGATGGAAAGATGAATACGATAAAGAATATCACATTTGCACAGTTACAAACTTTGCATGAAGTAAGCCGAAAGATCAATTCCCAACTTAATCTCCAAAAACTTCTTGATGAGATAATGGATTTGGCTGTTGAACTTTTGAAGGCTGAAAAAGGGTTGATTCTATTCAAAAATTCCGCTAACGGAGAAATAGAAGTGCAAGTAGCTCGTGCAATAGATAAACAAGCCCTTAATAGCTTTATCGCAATGAGCCGTTCGATTATAGAAAAGGTAGCAAATGAATCAAAGGCTGTTTTTCTTGAAAGATTTCCCGGGCCTAAAAAGAAGAATGCTCCTAAGAGCTTTTACGAATTTGACATTATGTCTGTTTTGTGTGTACCACTCCAGAGTCGAGGGCAGCTTATCGGAGTCATCTATCTTGACACTACAAAACCTAACCACTTTTTTAAGAATGATGATCTTTTTTTTCTCGAAGCTTTTGCCAACCTTGCTGGTATTGCCGTAGAAAACGCGAAGAGTTACCAAGAAGTGGAAAAGCTAAATACGAATCTCGAAAAGCTCGTGGATGAGCGAACGCATGAACTTCAGCAGAAGCACGGGGAATTAAAAGATGCTTATCAGGATCTAAAAGCAACGCAGTTGCAATTGATCCGCTCGGAAAAAATGGCATCACTGGGAATGCTGGTAGCTGGAATTGCTCATGAAGTCAACACCCCTTTAGGTTCAATTTATAGCAATAACGATGTCTTCCTTCGATGCTTCAAAAAGCTAAGAGAGGATATCGAGACTCTCTTAGCTAATTCGTCAACAGATCCACAGCGCCCAGGAATGATTAAGGCTTTAGACACAGTGGGAAACCTCGCAGAAGTAAACAAAGAGGCATGTACCCGTATCATGGAAATTGTCAAAGGCCTGAAGAATTTCTCTCGTTTGGATGAGGAGGAATTCAAAGCTGTCAATATCCACGAGGGAATTGCCAGTACGCTTGAGATTATCCAGTATTTATGTGAAAACCGCATTGAGATAATCAAGGATTATGCAGACCTTCCCCCCCTGCGTTGTAAGGCAAGCCAAATAAACCAGGTATTTATGAATCTCTTGGTCAATGCCTGCCAGGCAATTGAAGGTGACGGGAAAATATTTATTCAAACCCAATTGACAGATGACACCATTGACGTGGCAATTAAAGATACAGGAGTGGGTATAGCCTCAGAAAATTTAGAAAAAGTATTTGACCCAGGCTATACAACCAAAGGGGTAGGAGTTGGCACGGGTCTTGGACTATCTATTGCATATAAAATTATTGAAGACCACGGTGGCAGCATCGAGGTTGAAAGTGAATTAGCAAAAGGAAGTACTTTTACAATAAAACTTCCGTTGAAGAATTAATATAATTATTGGAGCATCCAGGGTGTAAGTAAATGGTTGGCGAAACCGTATCGCACTACAAAATCTTAGATAAGCTCGGTGAAGGTGGCATGGGCGTCGTTTACAAAGCCCAAGACCTTAAGCTCGACCGGTTTGTAGCGTTAAAATTTCTCCCACTCCATCTCAGCGCAGAAGAGGTAGAAAAGCAGCGCTTCATTCACGAAGCCAAAGCGGCCTCAGCACTTGACCATCCCAACATCTGCAATATTCACGAAATCGACGAAATTTCGATAGAAGGTCGGGAGCAAATGTTCATTTGCATGGCCTATTATCAGGGAGAGACGCTTGAAAAGAAAATTGGGCGCGGGCCGTTTAAGATAGACGAGGCCATCGACATTGCCAGACAGATATCAGAAGGGTTGGCCAGGGCGCATGAAGCTGGTATCGTCCACCGCGATATCAAACCGGCAAATATCATGATGACAGATCGCGGTGAGGTTAAGATTTTGGACTTTGGTCTGGCCAAGCTGAGGGGGCGGACTAAGCTGACCAAGACGGGCACGACTCTGGGCACGCTAGCCTACATGTCTCCAGAGCAAGCAAAAGGGGAAGAGATGGATCATCGCAGTGACATTTTTTCTTTCGGCGCGGTTCTTTATGAGATGCTCACTGGCCTGCATGCTTTTAAAAGCGAGATTGAGGGGGCGGTGGTATACTCGATTTTGAATGAAGAACCCGAGCCGATGACGGGTTTGCGGACGGGTGTACCTATGGAGTTGGAACGACTCGTGAATAAGGCCTTGAACAAAAGCACGGAGGAACGTTACCAGCACATGGACGAGATGCGGGTCGATCTAAAGGCGGTCAGCTCAAAGGTCCGAAAAGATTCAGGGTACCTTCTTGAAAAGGTCGAGTCTCTTGCGGTCATGCCATTTAGCAATGCTTCTGGAAAGGAGGAGCTTGAATACTTAAGTGAAGGTATCACAGAAAGTTTGATTACCAACCTTTCTCAAATTTCTAATTTCAAAGTCATTTCAAGGACGTCTGTGTTTCATTATAAAGGCCGGCATATTGAGGTTCAAAAAATTGCTCGTGAACTAAAGGTAAATAAATTGTTATTGGGTTGGGTAAGTCGGCGGTCTGATGACGTTTCAATTGGAGTTGAATTGGTTGAGGGCAGCGATAATAGCCAGATTTGGGGAGAACAATATACCAGAAAATTTACCGATGTGGTTCAAATTCAGGAAGAAATTGTAAAAGATATTTCAACAAAACTTAAGCTAAAACTCACTAGAAAAGAAAAAAAACACCTATCCAAACAGCATAAAACTGGTAACGAAGCATATCAATTATTTCTAAAAGGACGTTATCATTGGAATAAGCGAGATCCCGACAGTTTCAAGCAAAGCAT is a window encoding:
- a CDS encoding GAF domain-containing protein, whose product is MNTIKNITFAQLQTLHEVSRKINSQLNLQKLLDEIMDLAVELLKAEKGLILFKNSANGEIEVQVARAIDKQALNSFIAMSRSIIEKVANESKAVFLERFPGPKKKNAPKSFYEFDIMSVLCVPLQSRGQLIGVIYLDTTKPNHFFKNDDLFFLEAFANLAGIAVENAKSYQEVEKLNTNLEKLVDERTHELQQKHGELKDAYQDLKATQLQLIRSEKMASLGMLVAGIAHEVNTPLGSIYSNNDVFLRCFKKLREDIETLLANSSTDPQRPGMIKALDTVGNLAEVNKEACTRIMEIVKGLKNFSRLDEEEFKAVNIHEGIASTLEIIQYLCENRIEIIKDYADLPPLRCKASQINQVFMNLLVNACQAIEGDGKIFIQTQLTDDTIDVAIKDTGVGIASENLEKVFDPGYTTKGVGVGTGLGLSIAYKIIEDHGGSIEVESELAKGSTFTIKLPLKN
- a CDS encoding protein kinase, producing the protein MVGETVSHYKILDKLGEGGMGVVYKAQDLKLDRFVALKFLPLHLSAEEVEKQRFIHEAKAASALDHPNICNIHEIDEISIEGREQMFICMAYYQGETLEKKIGRGPFKIDEAIDIARQISEGLARAHEAGIVHRDIKPANIMMTDRGEVKILDFGLAKLRGRTKLTKTGTTLGTLAYMSPEQAKGEEMDHRSDIFSFGAVLYEMLTGLHAFKSEIEGAVVYSILNEEPEPMTGLRTGVPMELERLVNKALNKSTEERYQHMDEMRVDLKAVSSKVRKDSGYLLEKVESLAVMPFSNASGKEELEYLSEGITESLITNLSQISNFKVISRTSVFHYKGRHIEVQKIARELKVNKLLLGWVSRRSDDVSIGVELVEGSDNSQIWGEQYTRKFTDVVQIQEEIVKDISTKLKLKLTRKEKKHLSKQHKTGNEAYQLFLKGRYHWNKRDPDSFKQSISFYNQAIEKDPTYALAYSGLSDSYALIGIYGYLPAKDVWPKAKAAALKALEIDPDMAEAHNALGAVESSYEWNWAKAEKSFQHSIALNPNYATAHQWYAGQLRILGQFEDALREIHKAQEIDPLHLQISTDVGRLHYYAREYDLAVQEYRKVLELDSNFYPAHLWLGLALLEKRDFGLAIESLQTALALSGNFAAVAAVLGYAFGISGKRTQAKKIMKELKSRARNEYIQPAYFAWVHVSLNELDAAFQYFDKAFEERSWWLVYTKIWPAPEQMIRDARYTKLLKKIGLPV